The window AAATCATACACGAGGCATTTCATCATCAGTCAGTAAATTGCTAAGCAGAGCTAAGTTGTTAGTGAACTTAAGAGGAGCCGCACATTGAGCAGAAAACTTCATAAGCAAAGACAGATGTCCAAAACGAAACAGCAACAACTCTACTACCTCAGTAACTGTAAAGTTCTACGATGCATCAGGAAAGAAGCCACTGCATCGAACAAGTCAGTTACATCAGGCCAAATAACAGTTGTTCTAACAGGTACAAAAAGACTACTCTGGTACAGCCATTTAATTCTCTGTTCTCGCTTGAATCTACAAGGCAAACTGGGCCAGTGTCAACAACGTCAACGGTTATACAGATCCGATGATTATGAGTTGCGGGTCTTGTCCACTCCGTTGATTCATGAATTATGGAATGCTGTGTTGTGTCAAAAAAGACCGCCACACAACGGCTGTACTGGATGAGGAGATAAATATTTTACAGCGGTGAGGACTTTGACAGTCGCATTCCAACGGTCAGATTCATTCATGCTAGGCGATGACCCTAGATGATTTTGTTTCTGATGTCTTCCAGCTTCTTCAGGATTTCACCTGGAGTTCGGTCAAGCTCATCGGCAATCTTCCTCTGCATATCAGCTGGGAGGGCTGGATACTGCTCACAGAGATCACCATCAATCACATCCTGTAACAAACAAAGTACTTGAGCATCAAACCTTAAAACTAGATTTACACTTCAGTTCAAAAATGAAAGCATAAAGTGCATTAGTCAAGTAGATGTGCATAAAATGAAAGCATAAACTAGATTTACACTTCAGTTCAAAATGAAAGCATAGTGGCAACATGTTGATAAATGTTActacctctgtaaacaaatataagatggTTTAGGTCACTATACATTTTGTTTACAGAAGCAGTACATTAGTGGCCCTTGACCACTCTGATCTTAAATGACTCTGTTGGGTTTTCGTTTTGTAGTTCCTGCTAAACAATAATCTGTACTGCAATCAATGATTTATACTGTGGTTCTACAAGCAAACAGTATCACTTGCATATCAGTTGGGATACTACCAAATATGATTCGCCTGCTGAACGATTATACTCAGAATGCTCCAGTCACAATTCTGAACAATAAGTTTGTTCTCACATAATTTATGCAAACTTACAAACAAGATGGAGCTTAACACCTCACTTATCAAACCAAATGACTATGAACAGAATAGATGTGATGCCTATAATTTATGTTTTCATTTCTTTGCATGCCTATTCTTGAACGACCAACACCATAAACAAAACATAAATTACTATGAACAGGATAGATGTGATGGCATGATACAGTAAAAACATAAGTATTTTACCTTCACTGGGAAATATGCAGATCTGTAGGCCATGTGATCTCTTCCACATAATGGTGGATGCTCCTGGCGGAGATGCATCTCCAAATGAGAGAAGAAGTCAACATCTTCCCTGGAGGTGAATGCAAGCAGTGCTCCAACACTACCCATCACAGTCCCATAAATAAGACATTCACCTCCGCCAGGTATCAAAGAAGCCTTCTGCAAACATGTCACAACATCACCAACATGAAACTGCACAATCTCCTCCACTTTGTTTGGAGCACCATTTAACTTCCCTTGCTCCCATTTAATCTTGCCTCCAGTTGGGTCTTCCTCAATTTCATCTGAGAGATCCTGGGGAAGACGAGCAAAATATATGTTCCCAAACTTGTCGGCTCCTGCCATAGTGTCGAAATCTATGTGATTTGCTGCTGTAAGCCATCTAGGAACACTGTCATCAGCAAAGATATACAGCTGGTTTTCGTCCCGTCTGTACTTGCAATAATGAAACGACTGCATGGAATAGAGATGACACGACAAAAATAATTAGAGTACATGCCAGAAACTAATGCATGAGAAGTCTGGTAAATTATATAAAATGTCTATTTCATGAACTGAATCAGAACTGTCACAGATAATTAACAGCTAAGGAATATCTTAACCAAGAGTAGGATAACTGAAATCTTTGTTTTGAATCAAAAAAAACTAGCTATAATATAGCTCAAAAAACATTGTTCAATGAAACAGACAAAAAAAGGCCTATGAGAGATAGACGATGCATATCTATCAAGTTCAAAAGTATTCCAAGTAATCCATCCCTATCCTCTCTCTAACCCAGACATGAATCAATCCAATCTGTAAATGGTATATCATGAGCTTTTCCCTCACTATTAACATTATAATTAGGTCAATAGTTAAGATAAAAACCGTTTTATATTGTGCACAAGTGAAATCGGCGGCTTCTCTTCTTGGCTACACATATACATAGGCGATGAGAGCATACCTCTTGCATATCACCAACATAGATCCTATCACGGTAAGTATGAATAGACACTATTGTCCTTGGGAAAAGCTTGTTTTCacattttctgagcaactttctctTCCCCAGATCATATAACCTCAGCACTGAACCAACACCTGCAAGCAACCGACCCTGAAACTGGCACAAAGAAAGAGGCACTTCCTCCACTTGTGTTTTGTGAAGAAGTTCAAGCGACTTCCCTTCATTGACAAACTTGTATATGTGGATGAAACCAGAAGCAAGGCTCCTCTTTGGCCAGAACTGCAATCCCTTGGTAGTACCAACAGCCAGAAGAGTACCATGCTCCTTATCATGGAAATTCACAGTGCAAATACTGACAGCCGCCTCATTGTCCTGCAATTCCAGAAGACAAGTTGTGTCCGTGCTCCTcggatcaagaattctaatgcagGAAACCCACTTTTCTGATTCTGCCTTTGGGTAACCATATTGTTCATCAGGAAGTGTGTTACTCTCCTCACCATCTTCTTGACCATCACCATTCTCCATTTGATCCCCATTACCATTTCCATTTTCTGCCGCACCAGCAGCCTCAAGGCACTCCTTCTTAGCAGCTTCTCGCTGTTCTGCGCTAAATGCACCCTTGTCACTCTCAATGACTGCAAGGTATTTCTTTTTTGGTAGTATCACAAATTTCCTCGGGGTGTAACGCAGAGGGATAGATGTCTCATTGAATGTCTCTCCCAGACGTTCGATGGTGAAAATACGCAGAGCGTctccagcaacagcaacaacaccttCTGAGCACTGGTCAGAAGAGAACGACGCAGCAGACTCAAGTGTGTCGCATGAGAGTGGTGTCAAGAGGAAGTGACCTTGATGTATATAGCCAAGCCAGGGGCGGCTGGACAGGCAAAGCATTGCTTGTCGGTGGCTAACTATGCAGGGAAACAGCTTTGGAGGTCTCAGACCAAGGAATCGAGACCGTGTGTCTGATAGCTGACCAGTGACCATGTCAACATTGGTTCGGAAAAGGACACCATTCTGCAAACCAGCATTAAGGAAAAGGTTGGCTGGATAATCTGCACCATCCTCGCCACCAACTGATGCCTGTACTTCTAAGAACAAGAGAGATTCCGGAGCCGAGGACACACTTTGTACACTAAGAGGCTGCAAGCAGTCATCGGGGTCAAGGGAGAGTATCCTGATGGTGTTATCATAGGAGCCAACTGCGAGAAAACGGGACCTTTGCCTCCCTTCAGGAACGGGGGCAATGGCCAGGCACGCGACATCACCAGACATGTCCTGCTTCTCCACCTCCATGAGCTGACCTGTCATATCCATCTCAAAATAGATGAGCTCTCCACCACTGAGGGCAATTACCACCTGGAGCCGGTTTGATCCAACCTTGGTGATAGTTTTCTTCCCAGGCGTCCTCCACTCATTGACACGGCCATCCTCCCTGATATGCCTGATACCGTTCGGGTGGACCTGCATGAGAGAATCCTCACCAAGGAGCGAAACTGCTAGTGAGTGAGTGGTGTCCAGGAACTGGCTGTCGCTGACTTCTTCAATGGTCTCTCCAATTGAGAGCACAAGTGTGACATTAGCAAAGGACACAACAATGTAGGCGTCAAACATGTCATTGATATTCTTCTTGACAGTCCAAACAGCAATGGGCTCAGCAGGCAGCATTGATCGGGCCATCTCGCTGATGGCAAGGCCAGGCCTAAGGATGCGCAGCGTGGAGCGTGAGCCACGGCCACAAGCTGTGTACACCTGGGGTGTTTCCTCGTCGAATAAATTTGCAATACGCATGTCCATGATTGGCATGAGGCTCTCTATCTCATCAATCCGGACAAGGTTCTTGAGTGCCCTCGGCTGAAAGAACACTGGCTGGAACCCCTCCTCTGTCTCCATCAGTGTCGCAGAGGAGGACTCAACATCCACATCCCGGCCAATATCACGGAATTGGTAAAGTGCATGGTTGCCAAACTCAGAAGCAGCAAAGAGGAAGCCTGACCGCAGCACACAGATAGCAGATGCCACAGGTATGGTGTCAAAATATTTGATCCTGAGCTCACTAACAGTATCACCATGGTGGTCCAGGTCAACCTTGAAGATATCACCATACTCAGTCTGTagtaagaagaagaacaagctcTTCTGCCTGTGCGTGGCAGCAGCAACTATGAGGACGCCACGCTCAGCCGGGAGGTCAACACGGCGTGGAATGACAGCACGAACCTCCGGGTGGCCCTGATTCCGGTACAGGACAAAGTTGTCACAGCAAACAAGAAGCCCGCTAGGGCCATCAGCACCACCAGGCACTGTCACTAGCATATTAGCACCATTGTCAACCGGCTCGGAGACCTTGCGGGAAACATGATTGAGCCCCAGGTCGAGCTCGTAGAAGGTGAGGAGCTTCTGCGCGTGGCTAGCAGCCTGCCCTGTGGGGTCACGGTCAGAGTCACCGTACTCGAGCTCGATGGCACCAAAGACAGGGTTGTCAAATCCGCAGTCGAGGGCCGTGAGGGCGAAGGTGAGCGTGTGGGACTTGTGCGCCTCTAGCGGGGAGGAGATGGTGAGGCGGGCGGAGGCGTCGCGGTTGAGGACGTAGACGAGCTTCTGCTTCTCGAGGGCGGCGATGCAGAGCGCCCGGCCCTTGGGGTCGACGGAGAGGAGCTGGCCGGGCACGATGCGGCGGCAGCCGGACTTGCCGAAGGTCTCCTGGTGGACCTTGTCGAAGCGGTTGCGGTCGGGGGAGTACTCGAGGATGACGAGGCGGCCGGAGTCGGAGCCGACGACGAGGTAGTCCTTGGTGGCCCCCGTGAGGCGGAACTGGGCGAGCGAGCGGATGGCGCCGAAGACGTCGACGGAGAGGAGCGTGCGGAGGCGGCCCGTCTCCGGGTCCGGGCGGAGGAGATCGAGCGTGCCGCCGCGGGCGACGGCGATCTCCTGCGTGGAGGAGCCCGCGGCGTTCGACTTCTTCGAGTCGCGGCCGCTGAAGCTGCCGATGACGGCGCACACGGCGCCCGTCGCCCGCTGCAGCGTCAGGCTGTAGAGGTAcatggcgcctcctcctcctcctcctccggcggcggcggcggcggcgagagaaggGGCGAGAGATCTAGGGTTTTAGGAGTGGCGGTGAGCGGGCCGGGGTGGGAGAAAGAGTTCTGTATAGCATTTGGATGCCACCGGATTCGAGGGGATATCTGGAGCGTTGGATTGGATTTGACGCGCAAGATCTCACCGCGGGTTTAGGCTGCTCCCTCCTGTACCCTTTGCAATCCGCACCCCGAGTTATCTTTTATTAACAGGATTCCTATGTTGGGCTTCGATTTATGCTCAAGCTAGTACCGGATTTTGCTTGCCCGTGAGTTGGTTAACATTGAGTCATTGACTACCCTTCAAAAAACAAACATTTGAGTCATTGACTATGAAAATGAAGAAGAGTTGCCATAAGAGCGTTGGAATTGCAAAAGTTGGCAATCATTCAAAAAGAACCAAAGTTTTGGCCATAACCAAAAAATTGAAAGGGTGGACTTTGCCGAAAATCCAAACATCCCCGTAAAACACATAAAttgcctaagagcatctacagccgggcacCCGAAAGCCCCCTCAAACGCCCGGGCGAACGGACTGGTCAGTGACCGGTAAAAAGACACCAACCCAGACAAGCGtccgatgacccataagtatagtggATCAATCGTATTCCTTTCAATAATTAAGAGTGTTGAACCCTACGTGCAGCGGAAGGAAtcaataagcagttttcagcaatgtATTATCTGCAAGTATTGTAAAGTAGTtgtaacagatagtttggtagcaagataattcgtaGCAAGTGACAAGTGGCAATAGTAACAAAGTGCGGCAAGGTGACCCCAAACCTTTTATTGCAAATGACAAACCGGAAGTTTCTTATAGTGAGCAAAACATTTCTCCAGGACACATGCAAATCTTGTCTAGTTAACTTCGTCATGATTCATTGACTCACGCACTGCTTTGATAAGTTGGTATGTGGGCGGACTGGTGCTAAGGtgatattcttacttgaacaaacaacctacttatgattaacccatcttgcaagcatccgtaactacgaaagaagaattaacataaatctaaccataacatgaaacatatggatccaaataaccccttacggaatagcgcataaactaggatttaaacttttgtcactctcgcaacccagcaTCTACTTACTAATcccacaatgccttcccctaggcccaaacatggtGATGTGTCATTTAGATGACGTTCACACGACACCACTAGAGAAAGAACAACATAACACATCATTATAACATTGAACGAaaaccaacttcacatgattacctaTAACAAGATTGctctcatgtcctcaagaacaaacggaactactcacaaatcatatccatgttcatgatcagaggagataAATATATGATTgacaatctgaacatatgatcttcaatcaaataaatcaactagcatcaactacaagatgtaatcaacactactccaCATGTATCACTCTGAGGTCTtgagataaagattgaatacaatagatgaactagggtttggagatgagatggtgctggtgaagatgttgatggagatgagtcCTCCCACGATAAGAGGACGTTGGTGATGACAACGATTTTGATTTCGCCCACTCGAAGGGAAGTATCCCCAGCGGAATCGCTCTACCGGAGAGCAAAAGTGTCCAGCCCAATTTTCACCTCGAGATGGCGACACATCGCCTCGAAAGTCTTCTCCTCATTTTTTCTAAGGCAattgacttcatatagcagaagatgggccacAAAGGCCTGCTATGGGACCCACAAACTCAAGTGGCGAGCCTCGGGGAGGCGCCACCTAAGCTTGTGGCTCCCTAGTAAGTCCTTTCGGTAGATTTTGCTTCTagtgttttttatatattccaaaataaatcttcatAAATTTCCAGGTCATTTGGAGCTCGGAGAATAGCTATCTCTGATGTACCTCTTTTCAGGTCAAGAAATCCAGCTGTCGGCAATCTCGCTAGAacttgcaaattaagagagaaaagacattagaattacgtGAAAAGGTGAAATATAACTTTAAAATAATCAAAATAGTTGtaggaaaatatgatgcaaaatggacatatcaactcccccaagcttataccttgTTTGTCCTGAAGCGAGTACCGAACTCGATAATCATGACCACGAGTTTATAGACAGAGTTGTCGataaaacaaaatatggacatagtagcatcatgatcattattgtAACAACAACTTTCAATCATAaagcttctcatgaacaagtaacaattcattcacatgaTAAAGTATAGACAGTAAACTTTcttggaaactaacaaactatgttcttagtcatcgaaacaattgcaattcatcgtaTTTcatgaagggtctatgtaagagcttttggtttagcaaacttcacatactcaactagtgTGTGTATGCCTGGATTTTTCCTTACCACATGATGCTTGTCAAGTGAAGaataattgtcacatccctagttgctggtagtgctctaggctagctcatgtgtgcatcatgtttaaattctgaaaatttgaactgaggaattcagaagcctcaaaacttaaataaaagaggggcaagaaaccctaaaattgcaatcagtaaatccaaaatgcctagaaatagctctgacaattttggcaagagttatagatcaaaccaaaattttgggacatttctaaggaattattgggctctgattttaaatcaatattttatttgaatttggagttatattcataatatataatgaatatattttcaaatgacctgagatatttttattatgtgtggagaagtccattaggtgacttaaaaatatccagggaagtttaggcactgttttcaaattctgtttgaattaaaattcagtgccaattaaataaaacagaacaaaaatagaaaacagtaaataaaaaaagagagagagagagagagagaagcccagcttacctggcgccacgaaccggcccagctttgcccccccccccatcgctggcccagctggtggcccagcccaccaccgcaaaccccctcgccgcttgtcgtcttcctctgccagtaggcagaggcgaggcgtggcgcgcgcccgagagccccgacgccacctcctgcttcgcggccCTCCTAGCGACCCCACGACGCCGCCNNNNNNNNNNNNNNNNNNNNNNNNNNNNNNNNNNNNNNNNNNNNNNNNNNNNNNNNNNNNNNNNNNNNNNNNNNNNNNNNNNNNNNNNNNNNNNNNNNNNNNNNNNNNNNNNNNNNNNNNNNNNNNNNNNNNNNNNNNNNNNNNNNNNNNNNNNNNNNNNNNNNNNNNNNNNNNNNNNNNNNNNNNNNNNNNNNNNNNNNNNNNNNNNNNNNNNNNNNNNNNNNNNNNNNNNNNNNNNNNNNNNNNNNNNNNNNNNNNNNNNNNNNNNNNNNNNNNNNNNNNNNNNNNNNNNNNNNNNNNNNNNNNNNNNNNNNNNNNNNNNNNNNNNNNNNNNNNNNNNNNNNNNNNNNNNNNNNNNNNNNNNNNNNNNNNNNNNNNNNNNNNNNNNNNNNNNNNNNNNNNNNNNNNNNNNNNNNNNNNNNNNNNNNNNNNNNNNNNNNNNNNNNNNNNNNNNNNNNNNNNNNNNNNNNNNNNNNNNNNNNNNNNNNNNNNNNNNNNNNNNNNNNNNNNNNNNNNNNNNNNNNNNNNNNNNNNNNNNNNNNNNNNNNNNNNNNNNNNNNNNNNNNNNNNNNNNNNNNNNNNNNNNNNNNNNNNNNNNNNNNNNNNNNNNNNNNNNNNNNNNNNNNNNNNNNNNNNNNNNNNNNNNNNNNNNNNNNNNNNNNNNNNNNNNNNNNNNNNNNNNNNNNNNNNNNNNNNNNNNNNNNNNNNNNNNNNNNNNNNNNNNNNNNNNNNNNNNNNNNNNNNNNNNNNNNNNNNNNNNNNNNNNNNNNNNNNNNNNNNNNNNNNNNNNNNNNNNNNNNNNNNNNNNNNNNNNNNNNNNNNNNNNNNNNNNNNNNNNNNNNNNNNNNNNNNNNNNNNNNNNNNNNNNNNNNNNNNNNNNNNNNNNNNNNNNNNNNNNNNNNNNNNNNNNNNNNNNNNNNNNNNNNNNNNNNNNNNNNNNNNNNNNNNNNNNNNNNNNNNNNNNNNNNNNNNNNNNNNNNNNNNNNNNNNNNNNNNNNNNNNNNNNNNNNNNNNNNNNNNNNNNNNNNNNNNNNNNNNNNNNNNNNNNNNNNNNNNNNNNNNNNNNNNNNNNNNNNNNNNNNNNNNNNNNNNNNNNNNNNNNNNNNNNNNNNNNNNNNNNNNNNNNNNNNNNNNNNNNNNNNNNNNNNNNNNNNNNNNNNNNNNNNNNNNNNNNNNNNNNNNNNNNNNNNNNNNNNNNNNNNNNNNNNNNNNNNNNNNNNNNNNNNNNNNNNNNNNNNNNNNNNNNNNNNNNNNNNNNNNNNNNNNNNNNNNNNNNNNNNNNNNNNNNNNNNNNNNNNNNNNNNNNNNNNNNNNNNNNNNNNNNNNNNNNNNNNNNNNNNNNNNNNNNNNNNNNNNNNNNNNNNNNNNNNNNNNNNNNNNNNNNNNNNNNNNNNNNNNNNNNNNNNNNNNNNNNNNNNNNNNNNNNNNNNNNNNNNNNN is drawn from Triticum dicoccoides isolate Atlit2015 ecotype Zavitan chromosome 6B, WEW_v2.0, whole genome shotgun sequence and contains these coding sequences:
- the LOC119322400 gene encoding spliceosome-associated protein 130 A-like, whose protein sequence is MYLYSLTLQRATGAVCAVIGSFSGRDSKKSNAAGSSTQEIAVARGGTLDLLRPDPETGRLRTLLSVDVFGAIRSLAQFRLTGATKDYLVVGSDSGRLVILEYSPDRNRFDKVHQETFGKSGCRRIVPGQLLSVDPKGRALCIAALEKQKLVYVLNRDASARLTISSPLEAHKSHTLTFALTALDCGFDNPVFGAIELEYGDSDRDPTGQAASHAQKLLTFYELDLGLNHVSRKVSEPVDNGANMLVTVPGGADGPSGLLVCCDNFVLYRNQGHPEVRAVIPRRVDLPAERGVLIVAAATHRQKSLFFFLLQTEYGDIFKVDLDHHGDTVSELRIKYFDTIPVASAICVLRSGFLFAASEFGNHALYQFRDIGRDVDVESSSATLMETEEGFQPVFFQPRALKNLVRIDEIESLMPIMDMRIANLFDEETPQVYTACGRGSRSTLRILRPGLAISEMARSMLPAEPIAVWTVKKNINDMFDAYIVVSFANVTLVLSIGETIEEVSDSQFLDTTHSLAVSLLGEDSLMQVHPNGIRHIREDGRVNEWRTPGKKTITKVGSNRLQVVIALSGGELIYFEMDMTGQLMEVEKQDMSGDVACLAIAPVPEGRQRSRFLAVGSYDNTIRILSLDPDDCLQPLSVQSVSSAPESLLFLEVQASVGGEDGADYPANLFLNAGLQNGVLFRTNVDMVTGQLSDTRSRFLGLRPPKLFPCIVSHRQAMLCLSSRPWLGYIHQGHFLLTPLSCDTLESAASFSSDQCSEGVVAVAGDALRIFTIERLGETFNETSIPLRYTPRKFVILPKKKYLAVIESDKGAFSAEQREAAKKECLEAAGAAENGNGNGDQMENGDGQEDGEESNTLPDEQYGYPKAESEKWVSCIRILDPRSTDTTCLLELQDNEAAVSICTVNFHDKEHGTLLAVGTTKGLQFWPKRSLASGFIHIYKFVNEGKSLELLHKTQVEEVPLSLCQFQGRLLAGVGSVLRLYDLGKRKLLRKCENKLFPRTIVSIHTYRDRIYVGDMQESFHYCKYRRDENQLYIFADDSVPRWLTAANHIDFDTMAGADKFGNIYFARLPQDLSDEIEEDPTGGKIKWEQGKLNGAPNKVEEIVQFHVGDVVTCLQKASLIPGGGECLIYGTVMGSVGALLAFTSREDVDFFSHLEMHLRQEHPPLCGRDHMAYRSAYFPVKDVIDGDLCEQYPALPADMQRKIADELDRTPGEILKKLEDIRNKII